A stretch of the Chelonoidis abingdonii isolate Lonesome George chromosome 11, CheloAbing_2.0, whole genome shotgun sequence genome encodes the following:
- the LOC116817247 gene encoding uncharacterized protein LOC116817247: MISEKIAWMLLFLFSTDGLFHYLRSVSAPCTALTAAVLAASAPASLLTSSLQLAPMESVVRSAFRAPVKQLQCCISAVFPEDTDCQALGCCIKGPAEQNQRTQDKTNSGDVVYAQREAERAAIRTHIREKYQLPKNKVDKKQLEVIGGKVKMLQDHVPVVRPQDTPEFDSCISGLSAMDLSSLKKTAESTVQSMWLGLRCPII; the protein is encoded by the exons ATGATCTCAGAGAAAATTGCTTGGATGTTGTTGTTCCTTTTCAGCACGGATGGCCTGTTCCACTATCTGAGGTCTGTCTCTGCACCTTGCACAGCACTGACTGCTGCTGTCcttgctgcctctgctccagcctctctGCTCACCTCTTCTCTCCAACTCGCACCTATGGAATCTGTAGtgaggtctgctttcagggccccAGTGaaacagctgcagtgctgcatctCTGCTGTCTTTCCTGAGGACACGGACTGCCAGGCATTGGGATGCTGCATAAAGGGTCCAGCAGAACAGAACCAGAGGACCCAGGATAAGA CCAACTCAGGGGACGTGGTCTATGCTCAGAGAGAGGCTGAGCGTGCAGCCATCAGAACCCACATCAGAGAGAAGTACCAGCTTCCCAAG AACAAGGTGGATAAGAAGCAGCTGGAGGTCATTGGGGGGAAGGTGAAAATGCTGCAGGACCATGTGCCTGTGGTGAGGCCTCAGGACACCCCCGAATTTGACTCCTGCATCTCTGGCCTCAGTGCTATGGATCTCAGCTCCCTGaaaaaaacagcagagagcaCAGTGCAGTCCATGTGGCTGGGGCTGCGGTGTCCTATCATATGA
- the SCAMP3 gene encoding secretory carrier-associated membrane protein 3 isoform X1 translates to MAQNGANPFGEPENPFQDPAVMQHKPSMEYATLDVYNPFDNRGPPPPYQPQPGAQPTPPVTKVPQPPAPAMQPPKKPSPPESKNYSSYGTQESTATATTAELLKRQEELNRKAEELDRRERELQNAALGNAAIRQNNWPPLPSFCPMKPCFYQDIAVEIPMEFQKTVSSMYYLWMASTVTLFLNFLASLASFWVIPATGSHFGLSILWVLLFTPCSFLCWYRPMYKAFRSDNSFNFFVFFFIFFVQDILYVLQAIGIPGSGFSGWIVSLSVLRENQAAAVIMILVAVFFTVVAVLGIIMLKRIHSLYRRTGASFQKAQEEFAAGVFSNQAVRTAAVNAATGAAGSAFRAQ, encoded by the exons ATGGCCCAGAACGGGGCGAACCCCTTCGGGGAGCCCGAGAACCCCTTCCAG GATCCTGCTGTGATGCAGCACAAGCCCAGCATGGAGTATGCGACGCTGGATGTGTACAACCCGTTCGATAACAGAGGG CCACCCCCTCCCTaccagccccagccaggggctcAGCCGACTCCACCAGTCACCAAAGTTCCCCAGCCACCGGCCCCTGCCATGCAGCCCCCCAAGAAGCCAAGCCCCCCAGAGTCCAAAAACTACAGCTCCTATGGAACTCAG GAATCGACAGCAACCGCCACCACAGCTGAGCTGCTGAAGCGTCAGGAGGAGCTGAACCGGAAGGCGGAGGAGCTGGACAGGCGGGAGCGGGAGCTGCAGAACGCAGCTTTGGGCAATGCTGCAA TCAGACAAAACAACTGGCCTCCGTTGCCCTCCTTCTGCCCCATGAAGCCCTGCTTCTACCAGGACATCGCTGTGGAGATCCCCATGGAGTTCCAGAAAACAGTCTCCTCCATGTACTACCTCTGGATGG CCAGCACCGTGACTCTCTTCCTGAACTTCTTGGCCTCCCTGGCCTCGTTCTGGGTGATTCCCGCAACTGGTTCGCACTTTGGTCTCTCTATCCTCTGGGTTCTCCTCTTCACACCCTGCTCCTTCCTGTGTTGGTACAGGCCAATGTACAAAGCCTTCCG GAGCGACAACTCGTTCAACTTCTTTGTGTTCTTTTTCATCTTCTTCGTCCAGGATATTCTGTATGTGCTGCAGGCCATTGGCATCCCAGGCTCGGGATTCAG TGGCTGGATAGTAAGTCTGAGTGTGCTGAGGGAAAATCAGGCTGCTGCTGTGATCATGATCCTGGTGGCTGTGTTCTTCACGGTGGTGGCCGTGTTGGGGATCATCATGCTGAAGAGG ATCCACTCCCTGTACCGCCGGACGGGTGCCAGCTTCCAGAAGGCACAGGAAGAGTTTGCTGCGGGCGTCTTCTCAAACCAGGCGGTGCGCACGGCAGCAGTCAATGCTGCAACAGGGGCAGCGGGCAGTGCCTTCCGGGCGCAGTAG
- the SCAMP3 gene encoding secretory carrier-associated membrane protein 3 isoform X2, with protein MAQNGANPFQDPAVMQHKPSMEYATLDVYNPFDNRGPPPPYQPQPGAQPTPPVTKVPQPPAPAMQPPKKPSPPESKNYSSYGTQESTATATTAELLKRQEELNRKAEELDRRERELQNAALGNAAIRQNNWPPLPSFCPMKPCFYQDIAVEIPMEFQKTVSSMYYLWMASTVTLFLNFLASLASFWVIPATGSHFGLSILWVLLFTPCSFLCWYRPMYKAFRSDNSFNFFVFFFIFFVQDILYVLQAIGIPGSGFSGWIVSLSVLRENQAAAVIMILVAVFFTVVAVLGIIMLKRIHSLYRRTGASFQKAQEEFAAGVFSNQAVRTAAVNAATGAAGSAFRAQ; from the exons ATGGCCCAGAACGGGGCGAACCCCTTC CAGGATCCTGCTGTGATGCAGCACAAGCCCAGCATGGAGTATGCGACGCTGGATGTGTACAACCCGTTCGATAACAGAGGG CCACCCCCTCCCTaccagccccagccaggggctcAGCCGACTCCACCAGTCACCAAAGTTCCCCAGCCACCGGCCCCTGCCATGCAGCCCCCCAAGAAGCCAAGCCCCCCAGAGTCCAAAAACTACAGCTCCTATGGAACTCAG GAATCGACAGCAACCGCCACCACAGCTGAGCTGCTGAAGCGTCAGGAGGAGCTGAACCGGAAGGCGGAGGAGCTGGACAGGCGGGAGCGGGAGCTGCAGAACGCAGCTTTGGGCAATGCTGCAA TCAGACAAAACAACTGGCCTCCGTTGCCCTCCTTCTGCCCCATGAAGCCCTGCTTCTACCAGGACATCGCTGTGGAGATCCCCATGGAGTTCCAGAAAACAGTCTCCTCCATGTACTACCTCTGGATGG CCAGCACCGTGACTCTCTTCCTGAACTTCTTGGCCTCCCTGGCCTCGTTCTGGGTGATTCCCGCAACTGGTTCGCACTTTGGTCTCTCTATCCTCTGGGTTCTCCTCTTCACACCCTGCTCCTTCCTGTGTTGGTACAGGCCAATGTACAAAGCCTTCCG GAGCGACAACTCGTTCAACTTCTTTGTGTTCTTTTTCATCTTCTTCGTCCAGGATATTCTGTATGTGCTGCAGGCCATTGGCATCCCAGGCTCGGGATTCAG TGGCTGGATAGTAAGTCTGAGTGTGCTGAGGGAAAATCAGGCTGCTGCTGTGATCATGATCCTGGTGGCTGTGTTCTTCACGGTGGTGGCCGTGTTGGGGATCATCATGCTGAAGAGG ATCCACTCCCTGTACCGCCGGACGGGTGCCAGCTTCCAGAAGGCACAGGAAGAGTTTGCTGCGGGCGTCTTCTCAAACCAGGCGGTGCGCACGGCAGCAGTCAATGCTGCAACAGGGGCAGCGGGCAGTGCCTTCCGGGCGCAGTAG
- the SCAMP3 gene encoding secretory carrier-associated membrane protein 3 isoform X3: MQHKPSMEYATLDVYNPFDNRGPPPPYQPQPGAQPTPPVTKVPQPPAPAMQPPKKPSPPESKNYSSYGTQESTATATTAELLKRQEELNRKAEELDRRERELQNAALGNAAIRQNNWPPLPSFCPMKPCFYQDIAVEIPMEFQKTVSSMYYLWMASTVTLFLNFLASLASFWVIPATGSHFGLSILWVLLFTPCSFLCWYRPMYKAFRSDNSFNFFVFFFIFFVQDILYVLQAIGIPGSGFSGWIVSLSVLRENQAAAVIMILVAVFFTVVAVLGIIMLKRIHSLYRRTGASFQKAQEEFAAGVFSNQAVRTAAVNAATGAAGSAFRAQ; this comes from the exons ATGCAGCACAAGCCCAGCATGGAGTATGCGACGCTGGATGTGTACAACCCGTTCGATAACAGAGGG CCACCCCCTCCCTaccagccccagccaggggctcAGCCGACTCCACCAGTCACCAAAGTTCCCCAGCCACCGGCCCCTGCCATGCAGCCCCCCAAGAAGCCAAGCCCCCCAGAGTCCAAAAACTACAGCTCCTATGGAACTCAG GAATCGACAGCAACCGCCACCACAGCTGAGCTGCTGAAGCGTCAGGAGGAGCTGAACCGGAAGGCGGAGGAGCTGGACAGGCGGGAGCGGGAGCTGCAGAACGCAGCTTTGGGCAATGCTGCAA TCAGACAAAACAACTGGCCTCCGTTGCCCTCCTTCTGCCCCATGAAGCCCTGCTTCTACCAGGACATCGCTGTGGAGATCCCCATGGAGTTCCAGAAAACAGTCTCCTCCATGTACTACCTCTGGATGG CCAGCACCGTGACTCTCTTCCTGAACTTCTTGGCCTCCCTGGCCTCGTTCTGGGTGATTCCCGCAACTGGTTCGCACTTTGGTCTCTCTATCCTCTGGGTTCTCCTCTTCACACCCTGCTCCTTCCTGTGTTGGTACAGGCCAATGTACAAAGCCTTCCG GAGCGACAACTCGTTCAACTTCTTTGTGTTCTTTTTCATCTTCTTCGTCCAGGATATTCTGTATGTGCTGCAGGCCATTGGCATCCCAGGCTCGGGATTCAG TGGCTGGATAGTAAGTCTGAGTGTGCTGAGGGAAAATCAGGCTGCTGCTGTGATCATGATCCTGGTGGCTGTGTTCTTCACGGTGGTGGCCGTGTTGGGGATCATCATGCTGAAGAGG ATCCACTCCCTGTACCGCCGGACGGGTGCCAGCTTCCAGAAGGCACAGGAAGAGTTTGCTGCGGGCGTCTTCTCAAACCAGGCGGTGCGCACGGCAGCAGTCAATGCTGCAACAGGGGCAGCGGGCAGTGCCTTCCGGGCGCAGTAG